The following is a genomic window from Sulfitobacter pontiacus.
GCCATGTTTGATCTGCTGGAGGACAACGTCTTTACCCTGCCGTCGCGCGATGATCGCCCGGTGCCACAAGGGCCGTACCATCTGGGCCTGTCGATCCGTGATAAACGGCTGGTGTTTGATGTGAACACCGAAAGCGCTGAAAAGGCGGCGGAATTCCATCTGTCGCTGGGGCCGTTCCGGCAGGTTGTCAAAGACTATTTCCAGATTTGCGAATCCTATTTCGAGGCGGTCAAGAAATCCGCCCCCTCGCAGATAGAGACCATCGATATGGCACGGCGCGGGATTCACAACGAAGGGTCTCGGGTGTTGCAAGAGCGGCTTGAAGGCAAGGCCGAGATCGATACAGATACGGCCCGCCGCCTGTTCACCCTCATCTGCGTTCTGCACTACGGCGGCTAGATGACCCAGAAACTGCCCCAATCGGTGCTGTTTTGCTGCGATCACAACGCGGTGCGGTCGCCTATGGCCGAAGGGTTGATGAAAAAGTTCTACGGCACGGGCACCTATGTGCAATCCGTCGGCGTGATGAACGATCTGGAAATCGATGGTTTCTCTATCGCGGTGTGCCAAGAGCTCGACGTGGAACTATCCCGCCACCGGTCCCGCAGTTTCGACGAGATGGAGAATTGGGGCGATGATCTAAGCTCTTTCGATCTGATCATCGCGCTGAGCCCGGCCAGCCAACGTCGCGCGCTGGAACTGACGCGGTTCTATCATCTGACTGTGGAATATTGGCCGATCCTCGACCCGACAGGGCTGGGGGAAACGCGCGATGCCAAGATCGCGCAATACCGCGCCGCCCGTGATCAGATCAAAGACCGTCTGATTGACCGTTTCGGCCCGCCCACGCGGCCACAGATTTAGGGCAGGGGCGTACCCCTGCCGCCAGTGTCACGGTCTTAGGTGGCGCTGCACAGCGTCGATGCTGTCTGGCCATAGGCTTTCCATACAGCCCAGAAATCATTGTCGCTTTTGCGGTCGGACTGGCGTGCCTCTTGCAGGCTGTGAGGGTCCGAGAAAACGCGTACGCCACGGCGCTGTTCTGACGAAGAAAGCTCTTTGTCGGCAACGGCCTGGATACAGCCGCAGCGCGCCGCGCTCGCCTGTTTGCGCCCCGATTTCATGCAAGCGTTGTGGATCGGCCCGGTGGCGAACAAGACAGCGCCCCGGCCAAAGCCGCCGCTGGGGTTATAGCCGCGCGGTCCGCCGCAAGCGGCCAGCGTGCCAACAACACAGATCATCGTGAAAAGTCGTACCATCGTTTTGCCTCATCTCTCGGACGCCGGGTTGATCCCGAGGCTGCCCTAACTGCTGCTGGCATTTATGCCGTAAAACTGCAGATTGAGCAATTCACGATTGAGGGCGCAAAACGGAAATGCCTTTGCCCGAACAGGTCGGGCAAAGGCATGTGTTGCTTAGAACTTCCAGCGCGCACCAACGAAGGTCACGTCCAGATCCTGATAGGATGCCGACGGATCGTCGAAGTCATAGGTGCGGTGTGTTGCGTAAAGCTCGGTGTTGTACGCGTCGAGACGCTGAACAACGGCGACACCCACGGAAGAGGTGCTGGACCCTGCGACAACAAAGTCGTTCCCGTCGTAGTAATCAACGGAGAAGGATGTCGAACCCGCCGCGATGTAATCACGGGTGATGCCCGCTTTGATGTAGGCGTAGTCTGCGTCACCCGCAACGCGGCGACCTGCGGAAACCGCGAGGTTCAGACCGGTTGGTTGGTGCAGAACAGCGGCGGAGCCCATGACGAGATCGTTGCTGGTGTCGCGGAACGAATAGCCCAAGCGCGCGTCGACCGAATAGTCGCCGTAGTCTTGAACGTAGCGTGTGCCAACATCGGTGTAGTCGTTATCATCGCCCGAGCTCAGGACTTCCTGACCGTAGGAAACCGATGCGGAGAAGCCGTTGAACACAGGTGTGTCATAGCGCACGCGGAAACGGCGGCTGCCGTCGAAAGAGCCGTTGGTGTTCCCGATTGTGACGGTGGACAGGGTGCCATCCGCGAAACGCAGTTGCTGGCTGCCCGCGATGTCGCTGATGCCCACATAGGCG
Proteins encoded in this region:
- a CDS encoding porin codes for the protein MKMKHSLGTVTVAALGLASLPALAQAQEGPVWDVYGQLNFGVLSVDDGEDTNTTFIDNDNSNSRVGLTMTQALQNGSELRLTFEAGLGLTGSSAINGDDDSLDFDYHRTELRKLDLTYRTPNAGIFSFGQGSTSTDGSAEADFSGTGVAAYVGISDIAGSQQLRFADGTLSTVTIGNTNGSFDGSRRFRVRYDTPVFNGFSASVSYGQEVLSSGDDNDYTDVGTRYVQDYGDYSVDARLGYSFRDTSNDLVMGSAAVLHQPTGLNLAVSAGRRVAGDADYAYIKAGITRDYIAAGSTSFSVDYYDGNDFVVAGSSTSSVGVAVVQRLDAYNTELYATHRTYDFDDPSASYQDLDVTFVGARWKF
- a CDS encoding low molecular weight phosphatase family protein — protein: MTQKLPQSVLFCCDHNAVRSPMAEGLMKKFYGTGTYVQSVGVMNDLEIDGFSIAVCQELDVELSRHRSRSFDEMENWGDDLSSFDLIIALSPASQRRALELTRFYHLTVEYWPILDPTGLGETRDAKIAQYRAARDQIKDRLIDRFGPPTRPQI
- a CDS encoding UPF0262 family protein, coding for MSRITHIALDDANLPPPTPEIEQERKVAMFDLLEDNVFTLPSRDDRPVPQGPYHLGLSIRDKRLVFDVNTESAEKAAEFHLSLGPFRQVVKDYFQICESYFEAVKKSAPSQIETIDMARRGIHNEGSRVLQERLEGKAEIDTDTARRLFTLICVLHYGG